A part of Miscanthus floridulus cultivar M001 chromosome 6, ASM1932011v1, whole genome shotgun sequence genomic DNA contains:
- the LOC136458305 gene encoding ATP-dependent Clp protease proteolytic subunit 3, chloroplastic-like codes for MAASPVLPAPPCTSFSPSSIFLTPCSSDGRSTAPRAAAVRGSAATWAQRTLSARWVPSGLAAARPAARKARLEELDTSNMLLRQRIVFLGSPVDDTSADLIISQLLLLDAEDQTKDIKLFINSPGGSITAGMGVYDAMKFCKADVSTVCFGLAASMGAFLLAAGTKGKRYCMPNARIMIHQPSGGAGGKVTEMGLQIREMMYEKIKINKIMSRITGKSEEQIDEDTKFDYFMSPWEAKDYGIVDSIIDEGKRGLVAPLAGSVPPPKSRVWYLWKASGPTRKIMKHLPSEEKLIHNGNGSATGDDGKLKEASAT; via the exons ATGGCGGCGTCCCCCGTGCTCCCGGCACCTCCCTGCACTTCCTTCTCTCCTTCGTCCATATTCCTCACCCCCTGTTCCTCGGATGGCCGGAGCACAGCGCCAAGGGCGGCGGCGGTTCGCGGATCGGCGGCGACGTGGGCCCAGCGGACGCTCTCCGCTAGGTGGGTCCCATCCGGTCTGGCGGCGGCGAGGCCGGCTGCCAGGAAGGCGCGCCTAGAGGAGCTTGATACATCCAACATGCTCCTTCGCCAGCGCATCGTCTTCCTCGGTTCCCCG GTGGATGATACAAGTGCTGATCTCATTATCAGCCAGCTCCTACTATTGGATGCAGAGGACCAGACTAAGGATATTAAATTGTTTATCAACTCACCTGGAGGTTCTATAACAGCAG GAATGGGAGTATATGATGCTATGAAATTTTGCAAAGCTGATGTCTCAACTGTTTGCTTTGGATTGGCGGCTTCAATGGGTGCATTTTTACTTGCTGCTGGGACAAAGGGTAAGAGGTACTGCATGCCAAATGCAAGGATTATGATCCATCAGCCATCAGGTGGTGCTGGCGGGAAA GTCACGGAGATGGGACTACAAATAAGAGAGATGATGTACGAGAAGATTAAGATCAATAAAATAATGTCGAGAATTACTGGAAAATCTGAAGAGCAG ATTGATGAAGACACAAAGTTTGATTATTTCATGAGTCCTTGGGAAGCCAAGGATTATGGGATAGTTGACAGTATCATAGATGAGGGGAAACGAGGGTTGGTAGCTCCCTTGGCAGGATCTGTTCCACCTCCAAAATCGCGCGTGTGGTACTTGTGGAAGGCTTCGGGGCCGACCAGGAAGATCATGAAACATCTACCTTCAGAGGAGAAACTAATTCACAATGGTAACGGAAGTGCAACTGGAGATGATGGGAAGCTCAAGGAGGCATCGGCAACTTGA
- the LOC136458306 gene encoding ATP-dependent Clp protease proteolytic subunit 3, chloroplastic-like — protein sequence MGGGVYAHNLPLTEPCLVPYQSSIIVVYWCLLCYDMTHQFAGMGVYDAMKFCKADVSTVCFGLAASMGAFLLAAGTKGKRYCMPNARIMIHQPSGGAGGKVTEMGLQIREMMYEKIKINKIMSRITGKSEEQIDEDTKFDYFMSPWEAKDYGIVDSIIDEGKRGLVAPLAGSVPPPKSRVWYLWKASGPTRKIMKHLPSEEKLIHNGNGSATGDDGKLKEASAT from the exons ATGGGTGGTGGGGTGTATGCCCACAACCTACCATTAACTGAGCCTTGCTTAGTTCCTTACCAGTCCTCTATTATAGTCGTGTACTGGTGTTTGCTGTGTTATGACATGACACATCAATTTGCAGGAATGGGAGTATATGATGCTATGAAATTTTGCAAAGCTGATGTCTCAACTGTTTGCTTTGGATTGGCGGCTTCAATGGGTGCATTTTTACTTGCTGCTGGGACAAAGGGTAAGAGGTACTGCATGCCAAATGCAAGGATTATGATCCATCAGCCATCAGGTGGTGCTGGCGGGAAA GTCACGGAGATGGGACTACAAATAAGAGAGATGATGTACGAGAAGATTAAGATCAATAAAATAATGTCGAGAATTACTGGAAAATCTGAAGAGCAG ATTGATGAAGACACAAAGTTTGATTATTTCATGAGTCCTTGGGAAGCCAAGGATTATGGGATAGTTGACAGTATCATAGATGAGGGGAAACGAGGGTTGGTAGCTCCCTTGGCAGGATCTGTTCCACCTCCAAAATCGCGCGTGTGGTACTTGTGGAAGGCTTCGGGGCCGACCAGGAAGATCATGAAACATCTACCTTCAGAGGAGAAACTAATTCACAATGGTAACGGAAGTGCAACTGGAGATGATGGGAAGCTCAAGGAGGCATCGGCAACTTGA